In the Nitrospirota bacterium genome, one interval contains:
- a CDS encoding S-layer homology domain-containing protein: protein MTIHLKRIMLFAAVLAVLAAGCGTKTVPPTSVLDTPDYHYRNGLKYLDSNQIDEAMKSFDRAVAIAPKSPLGYIGKGLAFGKKGDFKAAFENMDKARGYDEKGVESRIGMIRLLSMQRGEDWLKKTEKEFKSAQDKDPGSAPLHYYMGLAYKVSFDFDKAANMFRRVIELNKEFTAEANAEWATIQKIQRAAPGSVIGKQIALIDRLDRADIAALFVQEMDLEKLFTKRGAKTYDTTFKAPEEATASAMTTETVVKMEAATDIKDNWLKPSIDTVLKLHVRGLEAGPNHTFEPDKLITRAEFALMLEDVLVRVSGDEKLATKYVGSASLFPDVRSDHYAFNAIMVVTSRGFIEADKATGEFRPGDPVSGADALLAIREFKNQLKF, encoded by the coding sequence ATGACTATCCATCTGAAGCGGATCATGCTGTTTGCGGCGGTCCTGGCCGTTCTGGCGGCCGGGTGCGGGACCAAGACTGTTCCCCCCACGTCGGTGCTGGATACTCCCGATTACCATTACCGGAACGGTCTTAAATACCTTGACAGCAACCAGATCGATGAAGCCATGAAATCCTTTGATCGTGCCGTGGCGATTGCTCCGAAATCTCCTCTCGGCTACATCGGCAAGGGCTTGGCATTTGGGAAGAAGGGCGATTTCAAGGCCGCTTTCGAGAACATGGATAAGGCGAGGGGCTATGACGAAAAAGGTGTCGAATCCCGGATCGGCATGATACGCCTCCTCAGCATGCAGCGGGGCGAGGATTGGCTGAAAAAGACCGAGAAGGAGTTTAAATCTGCTCAGGACAAGGATCCCGGCAGCGCGCCCCTTCATTACTACATGGGCCTGGCCTACAAGGTATCCTTTGACTTTGATAAGGCCGCGAACATGTTCCGCCGGGTGATCGAGCTGAACAAGGAGTTCACCGCCGAGGCGAACGCCGAATGGGCCACGATCCAGAAGATCCAGCGCGCCGCACCAGGCTCGGTGATCGGCAAGCAGATCGCGCTTATTGACAGGCTCGACCGCGCTGATATCGCCGCGCTGTTCGTGCAGGAGATGGACCTGGAAAAGCTCTTCACGAAGCGCGGCGCCAAGACCTATGACACGACCTTCAAGGCGCCGGAAGAAGCCACGGCGTCGGCGATGACGACCGAAACCGTCGTCAAGATGGAAGCGGCCACCGACATCAAGGACAATTGGCTGAAGCCGAGCATCGACACCGTGCTCAAACTGCACGTGCGCGGGCTGGAGGCGGGCCCCAACCATACCTTCGAGCCGGACAAACTCATAACCAGGGCAGAATTTGCACTGATGCTGGAGGATGTCCTCGTCCGGGTGAGCGGCGATGAAAAGCTGGCCACGAAATACGTCGGTTCCGCGTCCCTGTTCCCCGATGTGCGGAGCGACCACTACGCGTTCAACGCGATTATGGTCGTGACGTCCCGAGGTTTCATCGAGGCTGACAAGGCTACCGGCGAGTTCAGGCCGGGAGACCCCGTATCCGGGGCGGATGCGCTTCTCGCCATCCGTGAATTCAAGAACCAGTTGAAGTTCTAG
- a CDS encoding transglutaminase domain-containing protein gives MRIGPLTPSLIAVLCLLLSAGKAGAHLKILDGEHTVVYDIVNPRGVAFIPDYTNESFEQRVISQDEFSKRVQVTSRMHAMKTRVSYPVAPGVLPQSISQYLTPEADRQSGDPALVKIARDVTRESRYVHEAANAILSWIADNLTFDTSITVPTDALSALRTRKAYCVGYSNLSVALLRAAGIPARVVHGYLPPGYEWGFSKEYWGVKVNDGGYHAYLEIYYPDTGWVFSDAEHSHNFVDPFHIILRIDGMDMPGAVRGGFLDVDKATFYTIFQETDKTAVVDELPMPREQRLGRRMDTVQHSALVTGKVSDKNGRPVPKGSVVLWKEGRGTPSPFTDGRYVTALAGPGTYRVEVRGPGFTKSSREVRVEQGQVYALDFTLQPGGVIRGKVVDASGKPVSDGDVFYREGSTSFGVPIDKDGTYRIDGLAPGQYRVSVLNGDKETAGTAEAAAGRETVLDFVIK, from the coding sequence ATGCGAATTGGACCGCTGACGCCATCCCTCATTGCCGTACTGTGCCTCCTTCTTTCCGCCGGCAAGGCCGGCGCCCACCTCAAGATTCTGGACGGCGAGCACACGGTCGTTTATGATATCGTAAACCCCCGCGGCGTAGCCTTCATTCCCGACTACACGAATGAGTCCTTTGAGCAGAGGGTCATCAGCCAGGACGAGTTCAGCAAGCGAGTGCAGGTCACGTCGCGCATGCACGCCATGAAAACACGTGTGTCCTATCCCGTTGCGCCCGGTGTGCTGCCGCAGTCGATTTCGCAGTATCTGACGCCCGAGGCGGACCGGCAGTCAGGCGACCCGGCGCTAGTGAAGATTGCCAGGGACGTGACCCGTGAAAGCCGTTACGTACACGAGGCTGCAAATGCGATCCTCTCCTGGATCGCAGACAACCTGACCTTTGATACCAGCATCACGGTTCCGACCGATGCGCTTTCGGCATTGCGCACGAGGAAAGCCTACTGCGTGGGATATTCGAACCTGTCCGTCGCCCTGCTGCGTGCCGCCGGTATCCCTGCTCGCGTCGTCCACGGTTATCTGCCCCCCGGGTATGAATGGGGGTTCTCAAAAGAATACTGGGGCGTCAAGGTGAACGACGGCGGGTACCATGCGTACCTTGAGATCTATTATCCTGATACGGGGTGGGTCTTCTCGGATGCCGAACACTCGCACAATTTCGTCGATCCTTTTCACATCATTCTGCGCATCGATGGCATGGATATGCCGGGGGCCGTGCGCGGAGGATTCCTTGACGTGGACAAGGCGACGTTTTATACCATTTTCCAGGAGACGGACAAAACGGCCGTGGTGGATGAACTGCCCATGCCGAGGGAACAACGACTCGGCAGGAGGATGGACACCGTTCAGCATTCCGCCCTGGTCACGGGCAAGGTCAGCGACAAAAACGGCAGGCCTGTTCCGAAGGGCAGTGTTGTCCTCTGGAAAGAAGGCAGGGGAACGCCCTCTCCCTTCACTGACGGCCGCTATGTCACGGCTCTGGCTGGTCCGGGAACGTATCGTGTTGAGGTGAGAGGGCCGGGATTCACAAAATCATCCCGTGAAGTGCGGGTCGAGCAGGGGCAGGTCTATGCCCTGGACTTTACGCTCCAACCGGGAGGCGTGATCAGGGGCAAAGTAGTCGACGCATCTGGAAAACCGGTTTCGGACGGCGATGTCTTTTACCGGGAGGGGAGCACCAGCTTCGGAGTCCCTATTGACAAGGACGGGACCTACCGGATAGACGGGCTGGCTCCCGGACAGTACCGGGTTTCGGTCTTAAACGGTGACAAAGAAACAGCCGGGACGGCTGAAGCCGCTGCCGGCAGGGAAACGGTGCTCGATTTTGTGATAAAATAG